Proteins encoded together in one bacterium window:
- a CDS encoding DEAD/DEAH box helicase, which produces MERSDELPQSLASQASQSPQDPKTSFESFSLRPETLRAIQRIGWQEPTPIQMQVIPVMRRGADLVGQAQTGSGKTGAFGIPIVDRAEVGRTNGETPRIGVPEALVLTPTRELAVQVTEDLNALGRERGVRAVAVYGGHSIIRQIEDLKRRPQVVVATPGRLLDHMERGTLRLNGVRVAVLDEADRMLDMGFLPDVTRILRQTPSGRQTALFSATMPPAIHEIAHRQMRDPIWFRIASAAQTVDSVEQFYLEVAEQDKVRALRALLSRAEITSALVFRRTRHRVDRLARAIPGAAVLHGGMMEGARMKALRAFEQKRSRVLVATNVAARGLDLPDVSHVINFDVPEDVETYVHRIGRTARAGRPGTAITFVGQYDLEVFDALQRAIGPALRRHPLNLYARATAN; this is translated from the coding sequence ATGGAACGATCTGACGAATTACCGCAGTCGCTAGCATCGCAGGCCTCGCAGTCCCCGCAAGATCCCAAGACGTCGTTCGAGTCGTTTTCGCTTCGCCCCGAGACGCTGCGCGCCATCCAACGCATCGGCTGGCAGGAGCCGACGCCCATTCAGATGCAGGTGATTCCCGTGATGCGCCGGGGGGCCGATCTGGTGGGCCAGGCCCAGACCGGCTCGGGCAAGACCGGGGCGTTCGGCATCCCGATCGTCGACCGCGCCGAGGTCGGGCGCACCAACGGGGAGACTCCGCGGATCGGCGTGCCCGAGGCCCTCGTCCTCACGCCGACGCGGGAGCTGGCGGTCCAGGTCACGGAAGACCTGAACGCCCTCGGGCGCGAGCGCGGGGTGCGGGCCGTCGCCGTGTACGGCGGCCATTCCATCATTCGCCAGATCGAGGACCTCAAGCGGCGGCCGCAGGTGGTCGTCGCCACGCCCGGCCGGCTGCTCGACCACATGGAGCGCGGCACGCTCCGTCTCAACGGCGTGCGGGTCGCGGTCCTGGACGAGGCCGACCGGATGCTCGACATGGGCTTTCTGCCCGACGTTACGCGGATCTTGCGCCAGACGCCGTCGGGCCGGCAGACCGCGCTGTTCTCCGCGACCATGCCGCCGGCGATCCATGAGATCGCCCACCGGCAGATGCGCGACCCGATCTGGTTCCGGATCGCCTCGGCCGCGCAGACCGTCGACAGCGTGGAGCAGTTCTACCTCGAGGTCGCCGAGCAGGACAAGGTACGGGCGCTGCGCGCCCTCCTGTCCCGCGCCGAGATCACGTCGGCGCTCGTGTTCCGCCGGACCCGCCACCGCGTCGACCGGCTGGCGCGCGCGATCCCCGGGGCGGCGGTGCTGCACGGCGGTATGATGGAAGGCGCCCGCATGAAAGCCCTCCGCGCCTTCGAGCAGAAGCGGTCCCGCGTGCTGGTCGCGACCAACGTCGCGGCCCGCGGCCTGGACCTGCCCGACGTCTCGCACGTCATCAACTTCGACGTCCCGGAGGACGTCGAGACCTACGTCCACCGCATCGGCCGCACCGCGCGGGCCGGCCGGCCGGGTACCGCGATTACGTTCGTCGGGCAGTACGATCTCGAGGTGTTCGATGCCCTGCAGCGCGCGATCGGGCCGGCGCTGCGGCGTCATCCGCTGAACCTCTACGCGCGGGCGACGGCCAACTAG
- a CDS encoding PDZ domain-containing protein: MHHPIRAASKSWLALLIAVVLTAAVTGGIVPAHAATGSLVFSAIAVLERNYVDQIHPTELLNAAIATLRRQTHAGPGVLPDIPAGTGTTEAEQQFLAEFDRAVQTGIEPQDQLAYDATAGMLASLHDSHVYYMDPTRFQENRQSLNGNPGFSGIGIMITGETDASGTHWVFVDNVFPGSPAEAAGLKRFDKIIGVGGTSLRDATVQQASQLIRGPAGSPVVLTIERAGQAQQVTVTRAS, from the coding sequence ATGCACCATCCGATTCGTGCGGCATCCAAGAGCTGGCTGGCACTCTTGATTGCCGTCGTTCTCACCGCCGCGGTCACCGGCGGCATCGTCCCGGCGCACGCCGCGACCGGATCGCTCGTCTTCTCCGCGATCGCCGTGCTCGAGCGCAACTACGTCGATCAGATCCACCCGACCGAGCTGCTGAATGCCGCGATCGCGACGCTGCGCCGGCAGACCCACGCCGGCCCGGGCGTCCTGCCGGACATCCCGGCGGGCACCGGCACGACGGAAGCCGAGCAGCAGTTCCTCGCAGAGTTCGACCGCGCCGTGCAGACGGGCATCGAGCCTCAGGACCAACTGGCCTACGACGCAACCGCGGGCATGCTCGCCTCGCTTCACGACAGCCACGTGTACTACATGGATCCGACGCGGTTCCAGGAAAACCGGCAGTCCTTGAACGGCAACCCCGGATTCTCGGGCATCGGCATCATGATCACCGGCGAGACCGACGCCTCGGGCACGCATTGGGTCTTCGTCGACAACGTCTTCCCCGGCTCCCCGGCCGAAGCGGCGGGTCTCAAGCGGTTCGACAAGATCATCGGCGTCGGCGGCACGTCGCTGCGCGACGCGACCGTGCAGCAGGCGAGCCAGTTGATCCGCGGGCCGGCCGGCTCCCCGGTCGTCCTGACGATCGAGCGGGCAGGTCAGGCCCAGCAGGTCACCGTCACCCGCGCGTCGAT